The Humulus lupulus chromosome 4, drHumLupu1.1, whole genome shotgun sequence genome has a window encoding:
- the LOC133828794 gene encoding uncharacterized protein LOC133828794 — MYFFIMQYIDVMMYYLRRKVILSKDLKRRVSTTDTCFGQNIVFMYEDFKKKGSGEFKVNERCVALKIMKGESMFCATHWNLLDDVVMPINVKAFMHWIVLHFNIQQRSLTVYDSMSGAKHENQTLPVIESFVVLIPLLLEKIGFYDHQDINIDVSPYDVAENEALKLSIATGIPQKIDCDCGMFSIYFAKQIILGKENEMPKHIDVRLLREDIAISLYYHGKNKELEGYLTSDEFNEKLLERRQKRMKIVA, encoded by the exons atgtatttttttattatgcaATATATTGATGTGATGATGTATTACTTGAGGAGAAAGGTTATATTGTCTAAAGATTTGAAGAGGAGAGTATCTACGACTGACACTTGTTTTGGGCAAAACATAGTGTTTATGTATGAAGATTTTAAGAAAAAAGGTAGTGGTGAATTTAAAGTAAATGAGAGATGTgttgctttgaagataatgaagGGAGAATCCATGTTTTGTGCAACTCATTGGAATTTGCTTGATGATGTTGTCATGCCTATTAATGTGAAGGCTTTTATGCACTGGATTGTGTTGCACTTTAATATACAGCAGAGATCACTTACGGTGTATGATTCAATGTCTGGTGCAAAGCATGAAAATCAAACTTTACCTGTCATTGAGTCATTTGTTGTTTTGATTCCTCTTTTATTGGAGAAGATTGGTTTCTATGATCATCAAGATATTAATATTGATGTTAGTCCGTATGATGTGGCAGAGAATGAGGCTTTGAAGTTGAGCATTGCTACAGGCATTCCTCAAAAAATTGATTG CGATTGTGGGATGTTTTCTATTTATTTTGCCAAGCAAATAATACTTGGGAAGGAGAATGAGATGCCTAAACATATTGATGTTCGTCTCCTTCGCGAAGACATTGCTATCAGCTTGTACTATCATGGAAAGAACAAAGAACTTGAGGGATACTTAACTAGCGATGAGTTCAATGAAAAGCTTTTGGAGAGGAGACAGAAGAGAATGAAAATTGTTGCATAG